A stretch of Armatimonadota bacterium DNA encodes these proteins:
- a CDS encoding DUF1287 domain-containing protein translates to MSGAQSNRPTAAQQIVIGAREQLTWGTTYSPGYVKIRYPGGDVPKDKGVCTDVVIRALRKAGYDLQKLIHADKLKAPGAYPKYPGQQGADASIDHRRVPNQMVFFKRHGLTLTKDTSPPSIGWWKPGDVVTWKLESGLDHCGIVTDKKNPSGIPFVIHNLWTPKEEDCLTTWKITGHFRYPK, encoded by the coding sequence ATGAGCGGTGCCCAAAGCAACCGCCCAACGGCCGCACAGCAGATCGTCATTGGCGCCAGGGAGCAGCTCACTTGGGGGACCACCTACAGCCCCGGCTACGTCAAGATCCGCTACCCCGGTGGCGACGTGCCGAAGGACAAGGGCGTGTGCACAGACGTCGTGATTCGGGCCCTCAGGAAAGCGGGCTACGACCTTCAGAAGCTGATCCACGCGGACAAGCTGAAAGCGCCGGGCGCCTATCCGAAGTACCCGGGCCAGCAGGGCGCGGACGCGAGCATTGACCACCGCCGCGTGCCGAACCAGATGGTCTTCTTCAAGCGACACGGCCTCACGCTCACGAAGGACACCTCCCCGCCAAGCATCGGCTGGTGGAAGCCCGGCGATGTGGTCACCTGGAAGCTCGAAAGCGGACTGGATCACTGCGGGATCGTCACGGACAAGAAGAACCCCAGCGGCATCCCGTTCGTCATCCACAACCTCTGGACCCCGAAGGAAGAGGACTGCCTGACCACCTGGAAGATCACCGGG